From the genome of Chroicocephalus ridibundus chromosome 1, bChrRid1.1, whole genome shotgun sequence, one region includes:
- the LOC134510062 gene encoding uncharacterized protein LOC134510062 yields HRGSAFLLVPARREEPSHPLPGRSKARAGGDALPGQGLARRRHPSPETGTSSRGLRGKPGQAGKAGRAREGAAWRDLREQAASSMFGAEEVCTGPEQERELPATCSGGPSGGSEAKARKSRSSRSSRAGLLFPVSRVDRQLRRGLFAERFGARAPVYLAAVLQCVTHEVMDVAGMICKKSKQKRISPSHLQTALQKCAGLKQLPRGAAVPRRRRRAAPQSPRVASPSKKNTTKSKKRCPRQRAAPARATAAVN; encoded by the coding sequence CACAGAGGAAGTGCTTTCCTATTGGTGCCCGCCAGGCGAGAGGAGCCCTCACACCCGCTGCCCGGGAGATCCAAGGCCCGAGCAGGTGGGGACGCCCTGCCAGGACAAGGCTTGGCCCGGCGCAGGCACCCGAGCCCGGAGACAGGAACCAGCAGCCGGGGCCTGCGAGGAAAGCCAGGGCAGGCgggcaaggcaggcagggcacgggAAGGCGCGGCGTGGAGAGACCTGCGGGAGCAAGCTGCGAGCAGCATGTTCGGGGCAGAGGAGGTCTGCACGGGGCctgagcaggagagggagctCCCAGCGACATGTTCTGGGGGCCCCTCCGGAGGCAGCGAAGCAAAGGCCAGAAAGAGCCGCTCCTCCCGCTCCTCCCGGGccgggctgctcttccccgtgaGCCGCGTCGACAGGCAGCTGCGCAGAGGCCTCTTTGCTGAGCGCTTTGGAGCCAGGGCCCCCGTCTACCTGGCTGCGGTGCTGCAGTGCGTGACGCACGAGGTCATGGACGTGGCTGGCATGATTTGCAAGAAGAGCAAGCAGAAGCGCATCTCTCCATCGCACTTGCAGACGGCGCTGCAGAAGTGCGCTGGGCTCAAGCAGCTCCCGCGAGGAGCTGCAGTGCCCAGGCGCCGCCGCAGGGCTGCCCCCCAAAGCCCGCGCGTGGCCTCGCCCTCCAAGAAGAACACGACCAAGAGTAAGAAGAGATGCCCCAGGCAAAGGGCTGCACCGGCCCGTGCCACTGCTGCTGTCAactga